In Triticum aestivum cultivar Chinese Spring chromosome 5B, IWGSC CS RefSeq v2.1, whole genome shotgun sequence, the following proteins share a genomic window:
- the LOC123112379 gene encoding uncharacterized protein — MSVEILDGKTVQSFVEDEGAFHSSVDSRFAALDTNHDGLLSYSEMAQELMSLRVLEKHFGVDESAMSRGELVELYRGLFARFDRDGNGTVDLEEFRAEMKEVMLAVANGLGFLPVQMVVEEGSFLKVAVDRELAKAT; from the coding sequence ATGAGTGTAGAAATCCTTGATGGCAAGACCGTCCAGAGCTTCGTCGAGGACGAAGGCGCCTTCCACTCATCCGTGGACAGCCGGTTTGCGGCCCTCGACACCAACCATGATGGCCTGCTGTCGTACTCCGAGATGGCCCAGGAGCTCATGAGCCTCAGGGTTCTTGAGAAGCACTTTGGCGTTGATGAGTCCGCCATGAGCCGTGGTGAGCTTGTCGAGCTTTACCGTGGCCTGTTTGCGAGGTTCGACCGAGACGGCAATGGCACGGTGGACCTTGAGGAGTTCCGGGCTGAGATGAAGGAGGTGATGCTCGCTGTGGCTAacgggctcggcttcctgccggTGCAGATGGTGGTCGAAGAAGGCAGCTTTCTGAAGGTGGCTGTGGACCGGGAGCTGGCCAAAGCAACTTGA
- the LOC123112378 gene encoding bifunctional peptidase and (3S)-lysyl hydroxylase JMJD7, translating into MERSVRELWAESRELLGLHSPDAVARADLPPTPLAFLRDHVSPGRPLLVSAAATRHWPAASLWPTESYLPDALRSTDVSVHLTPDGRADALAAHPRRPGARCFASAHVRRVDFPAAVRLIRDSDPAAGLVAYAQQQDDCLRGEYAAVAGDVDAHVPWASEALGCLPEAVNLWIGNSCSVTSFHKDHYDNIYVVLSGEKHFLLLPPTEHHRLHIRDYPAARYVPVEEGEEVPKLKLEMEEPERVVPWSSVDPYPASPEEVAAQVSACPLYFKGPRPIRCTVRAGEMLHLPSMWFHHVSQSPGPNGLTIAVNYWYDMQFDIKYAYFNFLRSLEIKDSPLEINHDAFEGELEEKND; encoded by the coding sequence ATGGAGCGCAGCGTGCGGGAGCTGTGGGCGGAGTCACGCGAGCTGCTGGGCCTCCACTCCCCGGACGCCGTGGCGCGCGCTGACCTGCCCCCGaccccgctcgccttcctccgcgaCCACGTCTCCCCGGGCCGCCCGCTCCtcgtctccgccgccgccacccgccactgGCCGGCCGCCTCGCTCTGGCCCACCGAATCCTACCTCCCCGACGCGCTCCGCTCCACCGACGTCTCCGTCCACCTCACCCCCGACGGCCGCGCCGACGCCCTCGCCGCGCACCCGCGCCGCCCCGGCGCCAGGTGCTTCGCGTCCGCGCACGTCCGCCGGGTCGACTTCCCCGCCGCCGTGCGGCTCATCAGGGACTCCGACCCGGCCGCCGGCCTGGTGGCGTACGCGCAGCAGCAGGACGACTGCCTGCGCGGGGAGTacgcggcggtggccggcgacgtGGACGCGCACGTGCCCTGGGCCAGCGAGGCgctcggctgcctccccgaggccGTCAACCTCTGGATCGGCAACTcctgctccgtcacctccttcCATAAGGACCACTACGACAACATCTACGTCGTCCTCTCCGGCGAGAAGCATTTCCTCCTCCTGCCCCCCACCGAGCACCACCGCCTCCACATCCGCGACTACCCCGCCGCCCGCTACGTCCCGGTCgaggaaggggaggaggtaccGAAGCTCAAGCTGGAGATGGAAGAGCCCGAGAGGGTCGTGCCCTGGAGCAGCGTGGACCCGTACCCGGCGTCACCGGAGGAGGTGGCGGCGCAGGTCTCAGCCTGCCCTCTCTACTTCAAAGGGCCGAGGCCGATTCGTTGCACCGTCCGTGCCGGCGAGATGCTCCACTTGCCGAGCATGTGGTTTCACCATGTCAGCCAGAGCCCCGGGCCTAACGGTCTCACCATTGCCGTCAACTACTGGTATGACATGCAGTTTGACATCAAGTATGCCTACTTTAACTTCCTGAGGTCATTGGAGATCAAAGATTCTCCATTGGAGATCAATCATGATGCTTTTGAAGGTGAGCTCGAGGAGAAGAACGATTGA
- the LOC123112380 gene encoding induced stolen tip protein TUB8, protein MATADVQNPAVALTEEAPAVETPLVAEEVAKTEEAPTPAVAEVEAPAAPVEVEETKEEAPAAAETEETKEPEPAAAAEPEAEAPAVVETETKEAVAEAEPAVVEEVKEEAAPAAEPEVAAVAEEAPAAAEEAPAAAAEEPAAAVASVSV, encoded by the exons ATGGCCACTGCTGAT GTCCAGAACCCGGCGGTCGCGCTGACGGAGGAGGCGCCCGCGGTGGAGACACCCCTGGTCGCCGAGGAGGTCGCGAAGACGGAGGAGGCCCCCACGCCGGCGGTGGCCGAAGTCGAAGCGCCTGCTGCCCCCGTCGAGGTTGAGGAGACTAAGGAGGAGGCGCCGGCCGCCGCTGAGACGGAGGAGACCAAGGAGCCCGAGCCCGCAGCTGCGGCCGAGCCGGAGGCCGAGGCGCCAGCCGTGGTCGAGACAGAGACCAAGGAGGCCGTGGCTGAGGCAGAGCCGGCGGTGGTCGAGGAGGTGAAGGAGGAGGCGGCGCCTGCTGCCGAGCCGGAGGTTGCGGCCGTCGCCGAGGAAGCACCGGCTGCTGCGGAGGAGGCACCCGCGGCCGCGGCAGAGGAGCCGGCCGCCGCGGTGGCCAGCGTCAGCGTGTGA